A genomic stretch from Oleomonas cavernae includes:
- a CDS encoding toluene-4-monooxygenase system B family protein: protein MALFPLSSNFEGDFVIQVVVVDDGATMDEVAAACAVHSVNRRVAPGRARSCACGAIRRGKSIRATCW, encoded by the coding sequence ATGGCACTGTTTCCGCTGTCTTCGAATTTCGAGGGCGATTTCGTCATCCAGGTCGTCGTGGTGGACGACGGCGCGACCATGGACGAGGTGGCCGCCGCCTGCGCAGTGCATTCGGTCAACCGCCGGGTGGCCCCCGGCCGGGCAAGATCATGCGCGTGCGGCGCCATTCGACGGGGGAAGTCTATCCGCGCGACATGCTGGTGA
- a CDS encoding Rieske 2Fe-2S domain-containing protein — MAFEKICTLDDVWEGEMAEFTTGSGRDVLLVCIDGGRIKAFQAMCPHQEIALVEGTFEAGVITCRAHLWQFDSENGRGLNPTDCQIAEYPARVDGQDIYVDVQGIEPCKSHS; from the coding sequence ATGGCATTCGAAAAGATCTGCACGCTGGACGACGTGTGGGAAGGGGAAATGGCCGAATTCACCACCGGCAGCGGCAGGGATGTCCTTCTGGTCTGCATCGACGGCGGGCGCATCAAGGCGTTCCAGGCGATGTGCCCGCACCAGGAGATCGCCCTGGTCGAAGGCACGTTCGAGGCAGGCGTGATCACCTGTCGCGCGCACCTGTGGCAGTTCGACAGCGAGAACGGGCGGGGCCTGAACCCGACCGATTGCCAGATCGCGGAATATCCGGCCAGGGTCGACGGCCAGGACATCTATGTCGATGTACAGGGCATCGAACCCTGCAAATCACACTCGTAA
- a CDS encoding 2Fe-2S iron-sulfur cluster-binding protein: protein MADGGNTAECAAVVSIEGGGCFVQGPDDASLLQAALRCGVGMPYECSSGGCGSCRIQVLSGKVESLWPEAPGLSPRDRRKGLLLACQTRAVGDLAIKVNTDAGCLPKVPPQVIIVRLVDVRDLTRDIREFRFAGPGPANFLPGQYAILHDRDGLRRCYSMSNLPNGEGHWEFQIKRVPGGR from the coding sequence ATGGCCGACGGCGGCAACACGGCCGAGTGCGCGGCCGTCGTCTCGATCGAGGGCGGCGGCTGCTTCGTCCAGGGGCCGGACGATGCCTCGCTGCTGCAGGCGGCGCTGCGCTGCGGTGTCGGGATGCCCTACGAGTGCAGTTCGGGCGGCTGCGGTAGTTGCCGCATCCAGGTGCTTTCCGGCAAGGTCGAGAGCCTGTGGCCGGAGGCGCCGGGGTTGTCGCCGCGCGACCGGCGCAAGGGGCTGCTGCTGGCCTGCCAGACGCGGGCTGTCGGCGACTTGGCGATCAAGGTGAACACCGATGCGGGATGCCTGCCTAAGGTGCCGCCGCAGGTCATCATCGTGCGCCTGGTCGATGTGCGTGACCTGACCCGTGACATCCGGGAATTTCGCTTTGCCGGGCCTGGCCCTGCCAATTTCCTGCCTGGCCAATATGCCATTCTGCATGACCGGGACGGCCTCAGGCGCTGCTATTCCATGTCCAACCTGCCGAACGGCGAGGGACATTGGGAATTCCAGATCAAGCGCGTGCCGGGCGGGCGGTAA
- a CDS encoding MmoB/DmpM family protein: MTSHSTGDAYKNNRVGPILRAGEVAQAAIQAVEDDNPGKEIHVEDRTAYIRIECDNECILTRASMENALGRPFQMRELEINLGSFSGQIDTSPERIRFYLAQRL; encoded by the coding sequence ATGACCAGCCACAGCACCGGCGACGCCTACAAGAACAACCGCGTCGGCCCGATCCTGCGCGCGGGCGAAGTGGCCCAGGCGGCCATCCAGGCCGTCGAGGACGACAACCCGGGCAAGGAGATCCATGTCGAGGATCGTACGGCCTATATTCGCATCGAATGCGACAACGAGTGCATCCTCACCCGCGCCTCCATGGAGAACGCGCTGGGGCGGCCGTTCCAAATGCGCGAACTGGAAATCAACCTGGGTTCCTTCTCGGGTCAGATCGACACCTCGCCAGAACGCATCCGCTTCTACCTCGCCCAGCGCCTTTGA
- a CDS encoding aromatic/alkene monooxygenase hydroxylase subunit beta, with the protein MSAAPEPLKPLKTWSHLAERRKRPSEYDIVTTRLHYRRRDPAVPWELDPDLPMNDWYRKYCNESPLRHPDWDTFQDPDQLVYRTYNIMQDGQEAYVGGLLDQFSDRGHDQMISREWIATLAAFYTPARYLYHGLQMASSYVAQMAPASTITTCAIFQTADSLRWVTHTAYRTVELSKACPDLGLGTRERELWENAPQWQGFRRLLEESLTVWDWAEAFAVLNLVLKPAVEETLLRTLADTAGANSDTLYSLLSQAQMRDAERHRRWASRLVDMALTVEDNRGWLRERIDAWTPRAEQAIETYCNALPESDNGDAATARVARFQQTLGLRG; encoded by the coding sequence ATGTCCGCCGCTCCCGAGCCGCTGAAGCCGCTCAAGACCTGGTCCCACCTCGCCGAACGGCGCAAGCGGCCCAGCGAATACGACATCGTGACCACCCGCCTGCACTATCGCCGGCGCGACCCGGCGGTGCCGTGGGAACTCGACCCCGACCTGCCGATGAACGACTGGTACCGGAAATATTGCAACGAAAGTCCGCTCAGACACCCAGACTGGGACACGTTCCAGGACCCCGACCAACTCGTCTACCGCACCTACAACATCATGCAGGACGGCCAGGAAGCCTATGTCGGCGGCCTGCTCGACCAGTTCAGCGACCGCGGTCACGACCAGATGATCTCGCGCGAGTGGATCGCCACCCTCGCCGCCTTCTACACTCCGGCCCGCTATCTCTACCACGGCCTGCAGATGGCCTCGTCTTATGTGGCCCAGATGGCGCCGGCAAGCACCATCACCACCTGCGCCATCTTCCAGACCGCCGATTCCCTGCGCTGGGTCACCCACACAGCCTATCGCACGGTGGAACTGTCCAAGGCCTGCCCGGATCTGGGGCTCGGCACCCGTGAACGGGAACTTTGGGAAAACGCGCCGCAATGGCAGGGTTTCCGCCGGCTGCTGGAGGAAAGCCTGACCGTATGGGACTGGGCCGAGGCCTTCGCGGTGCTCAACCTGGTGCTGAAGCCCGCCGTCGAAGAGACGCTGCTGCGAACGCTTGCCGACACGGCCGGCGCCAATAGCGACACGCTCTACAGCCTGCTCTCCCAGGCGCAGATGCGTGACGCGGAGCGGCACCGCCGCTGGGCGTCCCGCCTCGTCGACATGGCGCTGACCGTCGAGGACAACCGCGGCTGGCTGCGCGAGCGGATCGATGCCTGGACGCCGCGCGCCGAGCAGGCAATCGAGACCTATTGCAACGCGCTGCCGGAATCGGACAACGGCGACGCCGCAACCGCTCGTGTTGCCCGTTTCCAGCAGACATTGGGACTGCGCGGCTGA
- a CDS encoding catechol 2,3-dioxygenase, whose product MAISGVLRPGYVQLRVLDMEAALVHYRDRIGLDVVQTDDEGLVYLKAYDEFDHHSIVLREAPEAGIDFMAFKVASEEALDEFARRLRGAGCTVEEIAPDDKRHLGRRIAFTAPTGHRFELFATIGRADLGPMVDNPELWHTEPRAMRVQRFDHCLLYGDDIDGAIDLFSKLLGFSLTERVVAPDGTVIAAFLSCGMKAHDIALVRHDEKGKLHHVSFLLESWNDVGHAADIMSRYNMSIDIGPTRHGITRGQTIYFFDPSGNRNEVFAGGYTFYPDHPVRTWSTDEVGKAIFYYERALNDRFMTVVT is encoded by the coding sequence ATGGCGATATCTGGCGTTTTACGCCCGGGCTATGTCCAGCTGCGGGTGCTCGACATGGAAGCGGCGCTGGTCCACTACCGCGACCGCATCGGTCTTGACGTGGTGCAGACCGACGACGAGGGCCTCGTCTACCTGAAGGCCTATGACGAATTCGATCACCACAGCATCGTCCTGCGCGAGGCGCCCGAGGCCGGCATCGACTTCATGGCCTTCAAGGTCGCCTCGGAGGAGGCGCTGGACGAGTTCGCCCGGCGGCTGCGCGGGGCGGGCTGCACGGTCGAGGAGATCGCGCCCGACGACAAGCGCCACCTGGGCCGGCGCATCGCCTTCACGGCGCCGACCGGGCACCGCTTCGAACTCTTCGCAACGATCGGCCGCGCCGACCTGGGCCCGATGGTCGACAACCCCGAACTGTGGCACACCGAGCCCAGGGCCATGCGGGTGCAGCGCTTCGACCACTGCCTGCTCTATGGCGACGACATCGACGGTGCCATTGACCTCTTCTCCAAGCTGCTCGGCTTTTCGCTGACCGAACGGGTGGTGGCGCCCGACGGCACGGTAATCGCCGCCTTCCTGTCCTGCGGCATGAAGGCCCATGACATCGCCCTGGTCCGCCACGACGAGAAGGGCAAGCTGCACCATGTCTCGTTCCTGCTGGAAAGCTGGAACGATGTCGGCCACGCCGCCGATATCATGAGCCGCTACAACATGTCGATCGACATCGGCCCGACACGCCACGGCATCACCCGCGGTCAGACGATCTATTTCTTCGACCCTTCCGGCAACCGCAACGAAGTCTTCGCCGGCGGCTACACCTTCTATCCCGACCATCCGGTCAGGACCTGGAGCACGGACGAGGTAGGCAAGGCGATCTTCTACTACGAGCGGGCCCTCAACGACCGCTTCATGACGGTCGTGACCTGA
- a CDS encoding ferritin family protein encodes MSKLASNEYYDLVRTTNWTPSYVAESEIFPDMMTGARGIPAEVWESFDEPYKVTYSDYVATQREKDAGAYSVKAALERANYIDTADPGWVSTLQAHYGALALGEYAAATAEARMARFSRAPGNRNMATFGMLDELRHGQIQLFFPHEHTKRSRQWDWAHKAMHTNEWAAVAARHMFDDMMFTRDAVSVAIMLTFAFETGFTNMQFLGLAADAAEAGDHTFASLISSVQTDESRHAQQGGPILKIMIANGRKAEAQNMIDVIFWRAWKLFSVLTGPILDYYTPLEHRKQSFKEFMQEWIIGQFERQLKDLGLDLPWYWDEFVRSLDETHHGMHMGVWYWRPTVWWNPAAGVSPEEREWLEAKYPGWNKTFGRCWDVITENLRHGREDLTLPETLPTICNMCNLPVVGAPGDSWNVKDYQLLHEGRLYHFGSEVDRWCFQQDPARYQGHMNVVDRFLAGQIQPQNLAGALLYMGLAPGEMGTDAHGYAWAGIGKKHAAE; translated from the coding sequence ATGTCGAAACTGGCGTCAAACGAATATTACGACCTCGTGCGTACCACCAACTGGACGCCGAGCTATGTCGCCGAATCCGAAATCTTCCCCGACATGATGACAGGGGCCCGCGGCATCCCGGCGGAAGTCTGGGAAAGCTTTGATGAGCCTTATAAGGTTACCTACAGCGACTATGTCGCGACCCAGCGCGAGAAGGACGCCGGCGCCTATTCGGTGAAGGCGGCGCTGGAGCGGGCCAACTACATCGACACCGCCGACCCCGGCTGGGTGAGCACCCTGCAGGCGCACTACGGCGCCCTGGCGCTGGGCGAATACGCCGCCGCCACGGCGGAGGCCCGCATGGCGCGTTTCTCTCGGGCCCCCGGCAACCGCAACATGGCGACCTTCGGCATGCTGGACGAACTGCGCCACGGCCAGATCCAGTTGTTCTTCCCGCACGAACACACCAAGCGCAGCCGCCAGTGGGACTGGGCCCACAAGGCCATGCACACCAATGAATGGGCCGCGGTCGCCGCGCGCCACATGTTCGACGACATGATGTTCACGCGCGATGCGGTCAGCGTCGCCATCATGCTGACCTTCGCCTTCGAGACCGGCTTCACCAACATGCAGTTCCTCGGCCTTGCGGCCGATGCGGCAGAAGCCGGCGACCATACCTTCGCCAGCCTGATCTCCAGCGTGCAGACGGACGAGTCGCGCCACGCCCAGCAGGGCGGACCGATCCTGAAGATCATGATCGCCAACGGCCGCAAGGCCGAGGCGCAGAACATGATCGACGTCATCTTCTGGCGCGCCTGGAAACTGTTCTCGGTGCTGACCGGGCCGATCCTCGACTACTACACCCCGCTCGAGCACCGGAAGCAGTCCTTCAAGGAATTCATGCAGGAATGGATCATCGGCCAGTTCGAGCGCCAGCTCAAAGACCTGGGCCTCGACCTGCCCTGGTACTGGGACGAGTTCGTCCGCTCGCTGGATGAGACGCACCATGGCATGCACATGGGTGTCTGGTACTGGCGCCCCACCGTGTGGTGGAACCCCGCGGCCGGCGTTTCGCCCGAGGAGCGGGAATGGCTGGAAGCCAAGTATCCCGGCTGGAACAAGACCTTCGGCCGCTGCTGGGACGTCATCACCGAGAACCTGCGCCACGGCCGCGAGGACCTGACCCTGCCCGAGACCCTGCCCACCATCTGCAACATGTGCAACCTGCCGGTGGTCGGCGCCCCTGGCGACAGTTGGAATGTGAAGGATTACCAGCTCCTCCATGAAGGCCGGCTCTACCACTTCGGCTCCGAGGTCGACCGCTGGTGCTTCCAGCAGGACCCGGCCCGCTACCAGGGCCACATGAACGTGGTCGACCGCTTCCTGGCCGGCCAGATCCAGCCGCAGAACCTGGCCGGCGCCCTGCTCTACATGGGCCTGGCGCCCGGCGAGATGGGAACGGATGCCCATGGTTACGCCTGGGCCGGCATCGGCAAGAAGCACGCCGCCGAGTGA
- a CDS encoding 2-hydroxymuconate tautomerase: MPIIDVTLIEGRPPEAKRALIEELTAAAERSIGAPRQSVRVILREVPAAHFGVAGVPKSET; this comes from the coding sequence ATGCCCATCATCGATGTGACCTTGATCGAGGGGCGGCCGCCCGAGGCGAAACGTGCCCTGATCGAAGAGTTGACGGCGGCGGCCGAACGGTCGATCGGTGCGCCGCGCCAGAGCGTGCGCGTGATCCTGCGCGAGGTGCCGGCGGCGCATTTCGGCGTCGCCGGCGTGCCGAAGTCCGAAACGTGA
- a CDS encoding ferredoxin reductase domain-containing protein, whose product MGIPDQARAGRAVTNALFNMVPGEMLRLDGPYGLAHIVAYSTRPVVCIAGGSGLAPMISIARAVGADAARELDFFYGGRTAADVCGAEHLSALPGWQQTLRYHPVVSSPEDPLSAGWSGETGFVHDVLARRLGDRLAVSEIYFAGPPPMAEALQRLLMIELKVPFGQIHFDRFF is encoded by the coding sequence TTGGGAATTCCAGATCAAGCGCGTGCCGGGCGGGCGGTAACCAATGCCCTGTTCAACATGGTGCCGGGTGAAATGCTTCGCCTGGATGGTCCCTACGGCCTTGCACATATCGTCGCCTATTCGACAAGGCCGGTGGTGTGCATCGCCGGCGGTTCCGGGCTGGCCCCCATGATCTCGATCGCGCGGGCGGTCGGCGCCGATGCCGCCCGCGAACTCGACTTCTTCTACGGCGGGCGCACGGCCGCCGATGTCTGTGGGGCGGAACACCTGTCGGCCCTGCCGGGCTGGCAGCAGACGCTGCGCTATCATCCCGTCGTTTCCTCGCCCGAGGACCCGCTCAGCGCCGGCTGGTCGGGCGAGACCGGCTTCGTCCACGATGTGCTGGCGCGCCGGCTGGGCGACCGGCTGGCGGTATCGGAAATCTACTTCGCCGGCCCGCCGCCCATGGCCGAGGCCCTGCAGCGCCTGCTGATGATCGAACTGAAAGTGCCCTTCGGCCAGATCCACTTCGACCGGTTCTTCTGA
- a CDS encoding DUF1329 domain-containing protein, with the protein MKRTRILGGSDTQDPMTPGIEVTWDDWRQSWLKPDPRKFDFKLIGETFILSQPEVGHAYNPADHGSNDCEIETIDLELRPVWILDIIDKTGNYVYGRRRLYIDKEFRYAQYQEMYDQRGNLWRVLDDAGDFDPSTGLWMARNYVLWNVVSQRYNRITMEPDWSILKSEMSGFFDIERLRDY; encoded by the coding sequence ATGAAGCGCACACGCATCCTGGGCGGTTCCGATACCCAGGACCCTATGACCCCGGGCATCGAGGTGACCTGGGACGACTGGCGCCAGTCATGGCTGAAACCCGACCCGCGCAAGTTCGACTTCAAACTGATCGGCGAAACCTTCATCCTGTCGCAGCCCGAAGTGGGCCACGCCTACAATCCTGCGGACCACGGCAGCAACGATTGCGAGATCGAGACGATCGACCTCGAACTGCGACCGGTTTGGATTCTCGATATCATCGACAAGACGGGCAACTACGTCTACGGCCGCCGCCGTCTCTACATCGACAAGGAATTTCGCTACGCGCAGTACCAGGAAATGTACGACCAGCGCGGCAATCTGTGGCGCGTCCTCGACGATGCGGGTGACTTCGATCCGTCCACCGGACTGTGGATGGCACGCAACTATGTCCTGTGGAACGTGGTCAGCCAACGTTACAACCGGATCACCATGGAACCGGATTGGTCGATTCTGAAGTCTGAAATGTCCGGCTTCTTCGACATCGAAAGGCTGCGCGACTACTGA
- a CDS encoding 2-keto-4-pentenoate hydratase: MAGLTDLAARVDDAARYAKAIPQLTVGIPDLGIDDAYAIQALSVRRRVDRGERRIGVKMGLTSRAKMLQVGVDEVIWGRLTDAMLLEEGGSLSHGRYVHPRVEPEVAFLIGRPLAGTVTALEAMAAVAGVAPAMEIIDSRYEAFRFALPDVIADNSSSSGLVIGSFVLPTIDIGNLGTVLSVNGAVRQIGSTAALLGHPVRSLVAAARMVAQGGEQLNPGDIVMAGGITAAHPLAVGEYVRADIEGLGRVAISVRE; the protein is encoded by the coding sequence ATGGCCGGACTGACTGACCTTGCCGCCCGCGTGGACGACGCGGCGCGTTACGCCAAGGCGATCCCCCAACTCACCGTCGGGATCCCGGACCTGGGCATCGACGATGCCTATGCCATCCAGGCCCTGTCGGTGCGCCGGCGGGTGGACCGGGGCGAGCGGCGGATCGGCGTGAAGATGGGCCTGACCAGCCGGGCCAAGATGCTGCAAGTTGGCGTCGACGAAGTGATCTGGGGCCGCCTCACCGATGCCATGCTGCTGGAGGAAGGCGGCAGCCTGTCCCATGGCCGCTATGTCCATCCGCGGGTCGAACCGGAGGTCGCCTTTCTGATCGGCCGGCCGCTGGCGGGCACGGTGACGGCGCTGGAAGCCATGGCCGCCGTGGCCGGCGTGGCACCTGCCATGGAGATCATCGACAGCCGCTACGAAGCCTTCCGCTTCGCCCTGCCCGATGTGATCGCCGACAACTCATCCTCCTCGGGACTTGTGATCGGCAGCTTCGTACTGCCCACGATCGACATCGGCAACCTGGGCACGGTGCTATCGGTCAACGGCGCGGTGCGCCAGATCGGCTCGACCGCGGCGCTCCTGGGCCATCCGGTGCGCTCGCTGGTGGCAGCGGCGCGCATGGTGGCGCAGGGCGGCGAGCAACTGAACCCCGGCGACATCGTGATGGCCGGCGGCATCACCGCGGCGCATCCGCTGGCGGTGGGCGAGTATGTCCGCGCCGACATCGAAGGTCTTGGCCGCGTGGCCATCAGCGTGAGGGAATAG
- a CDS encoding sigma-54-dependent Fis family transcriptional regulator — MESSRNFPDMDDLAARVRFCPKAGRIWLDDNRMILLHNRSLGALRNELIETLGLQGARALLTRMGYASGAQDAEIAVKVRGGRDFFDFFTVGPQLHMIEGIVTVEPVRVESDVATGRFYGEFLWHDSCEDEVHIASHGVGTEPACWMQIGYASGYTSIFMGRPMLFREVECRSMGHSACRIVGKPIAEWPDADEDIRYLQPHAFANRPNQSRIVVTAKAADIPSPASPAVPESSSPVRSLVGASAGFNIVCHMLEKVAGTNATVLLLGESGVGKEMFAQTLHRISKKAEGPFIAVNCAAIPEPLTESELFGVEKGAFTGAIASRPGRFERANGGTLFLDEIGTLSIAAQGKLLRALQEGEIERVGDQRSRKVDVRIVAATNVNLRRGVADGSFREDLFYRLNVFPIHIPPLRDRRADIPLLLNHFLDFFCRRHGRPLTGFTQRAITGLYAYNWPGNVRELENMVERGVILAPENGAIDLCHLFTSGEKFDPFVLGMDQNGELNSLMEEPARQNPPSKEQLVQTVLHSRISLDQLEESLLRGAVEQANGNISEAARLLGMSRAQLSYRLKKN, encoded by the coding sequence GTGGAAAGTTCACGCAATTTCCCCGACATGGACGATCTGGCGGCAAGGGTTCGCTTCTGTCCCAAGGCCGGGCGCATCTGGCTGGACGACAACCGGATGATCCTGCTGCACAACCGGTCGCTAGGGGCCCTGCGCAACGAACTGATCGAGACGCTGGGCCTGCAGGGGGCGCGGGCCCTGCTCACGCGCATGGGCTATGCCTCGGGCGCCCAGGATGCGGAAATCGCCGTGAAGGTCCGTGGCGGCCGCGACTTCTTCGATTTCTTCACCGTCGGCCCCCAACTCCACATGATCGAGGGGATCGTGACGGTCGAGCCGGTGCGCGTCGAATCGGACGTGGCCACCGGCCGTTTCTACGGCGAGTTCCTGTGGCACGATAGCTGCGAAGACGAGGTGCACATCGCCTCCCATGGGGTGGGTACCGAGCCCGCCTGCTGGATGCAGATTGGCTATGCATCAGGTTACACGAGCATCTTCATGGGGCGGCCGATGCTGTTCCGCGAGGTCGAATGCCGGTCGATGGGCCATTCGGCCTGCCGCATCGTCGGCAAGCCGATCGCCGAGTGGCCCGACGCGGACGAGGACATCCGCTATCTCCAGCCCCATGCCTTCGCCAACCGGCCGAACCAGAGCCGCATTGTCGTCACCGCCAAGGCGGCGGACATCCCCTCGCCTGCCTCGCCGGCGGTGCCCGAGAGCAGTTCGCCGGTGAGGAGCCTGGTCGGGGCCTCCGCCGGGTTCAACATCGTCTGCCACATGCTGGAAAAGGTCGCGGGGACCAATGCGACCGTGCTGCTGCTGGGCGAGTCGGGCGTGGGCAAGGAAATGTTCGCCCAGACCCTGCACCGGATCAGCAAGAAAGCGGAAGGTCCCTTCATCGCCGTGAACTGCGCCGCGATCCCCGAACCCCTGACCGAATCGGAGCTCTTCGGCGTCGAGAAAGGCGCCTTCACCGGTGCCATCGCCTCCCGCCCCGGCCGTTTCGAACGGGCGAACGGCGGGACCTTGTTCCTCGACGAGATCGGCACACTCAGCATCGCCGCCCAGGGCAAGCTGCTGCGCGCCCTGCAGGAAGGCGAGATCGAGCGTGTCGGCGACCAGCGCAGCCGCAAGGTGGACGTGCGCATCGTCGCGGCCACCAATGTCAACCTGCGCCGCGGCGTGGCCGACGGCAGCTTCCGCGAAGACTTATTCTATCGCCTGAACGTCTTCCCTATCCATATCCCGCCGCTGCGCGACCGCCGGGCTGACATCCCCCTCCTGCTCAACCACTTCCTCGATTTCTTCTGCCGGCGGCACGGCCGGCCCCTGACCGGCTTCACCCAGCGGGCGATCACCGGCCTCTACGCCTACAACTGGCCGGGCAATGTCCGCGAGCTCGAAAACATGGTGGAACGCGGCGTGATCCTAGCACCCGAGAACGGCGCCATCGACCTGTGCCACCTCTTCACCTCGGGCGAGAAGTTCGATCCCTTCGTGCTGGGCATGGACCAGAACGGCGAACTGAACTCCCTGATGGAGGAGCCGGCACGCCAGAACCCGCCCAGCAAGGAACAACTGGTCCAGACCGTCCTGCATTCGCGCATCTCCCTCGACCAGTTGGAAGAGTCGCTGCTGCGCGGCGCCGTGGAGCAGGCGAACGGCAATATTTCCGAGGCTGCCCGGCTTCTGGGCATGAGCCGCGCCCAACTGTCCTATCGCCTCAAGAAGAATTGA
- a CDS encoding 2-keto-4-pentenoate hydratase, with amino-acid sequence MTISSLSAAEAAALLRDAHDTATPIAPLRDRVAVSDAAAAYAIQETNTQHWLAQGRRLAGRKIGATSKAVQTMLGLDQPDYGMLFADMAYGDGETIPMSRVLQPKVEGEIAFYLSDDLDGDGLTLADVLHAVDYAVAAIEIVGSRIADWNIKILDTVADNASAGLYVLGSQPRRLGEFDPVLCGMVMECRGEPVATGAGVACLGNPLVSTLWLARKMVEVGRPLKRGDTILSGSLGPLVPVAAGDAIELRISGLGAVRCSFDGAR; translated from the coding sequence GTGACTATTTCTTCCTTGTCCGCGGCCGAAGCGGCGGCGTTGCTTCGGGACGCTCACGACACGGCGACGCCGATCGCACCCTTGCGCGATCGGGTCGCGGTGAGCGATGCCGCCGCTGCCTATGCCATCCAGGAAACCAACACCCAGCACTGGCTGGCCCAGGGCCGGCGCCTGGCTGGGCGTAAGATCGGCGCTACCTCCAAGGCGGTGCAGACCATGCTCGGGCTGGACCAGCCGGATTACGGAATGCTCTTCGCCGACATGGCTTACGGCGATGGCGAAACCATCCCGATGAGCCGCGTCCTCCAGCCCAAGGTGGAGGGCGAGATCGCCTTCTACCTGAGCGACGATCTTGACGGCGACGGACTCACCCTGGCCGACGTGCTGCACGCGGTCGACTATGCGGTGGCGGCGATCGAGATCGTGGGCAGCCGGATCGCCGACTGGAACATCAAGATCCTGGACACGGTGGCGGACAATGCCAGCGCCGGCCTCTATGTCCTGGGCAGCCAGCCGCGCCGGCTCGGCGAGTTCGATCCCGTGCTGTGCGGCATGGTGATGGAGTGCCGGGGCGAGCCGGTGGCAACCGGGGCGGGCGTCGCCTGCCTGGGGAATCCGCTGGTCTCGACCCTGTGGCTGGCCCGCAAGATGGTCGAGGTGGGGCGACCGCTGAAGCGGGGCGACACGATCCTCTCGGGGTCTCTCGGCCCCCTCGTGCCGGTGGCGGCGGGGGATGCTATCGAATTGCGGATATCTGGCCTTGGCGCCGTCCGCTGCAGCTTTGACGGGGCGCGCTGA
- a CDS encoding alpha/beta fold hydrolase — protein MTNNPEIGQQVTVDGIVTNYHDLGQGRPVLMIHGSGPGVSAFANWRLNMGALAEARRVLAPDILGFGYTQTPPGTAFSMDRWLAHLTGFIDVHGLGQVDVVGNSFGAALALALAAREPERVRRLVLMGAAGIDFRLTVGLDLVWGYEPSIENMRHLIGLFSFDPSRATEELARLRYQASIRPGVQEAFGALFPAPRQRWVTALATPPASIAAIDKPALILHGREDRIIPPSNAERLFQLLPRAELHMFGRCGHWTQIEHAARFNALVADFLSGDP, from the coding sequence ATGACGAACAATCCGGAAATCGGGCAGCAGGTTACCGTCGACGGCATCGTCACCAATTACCACGACCTGGGGCAAGGCCGGCCGGTCCTCATGATCCATGGCTCCGGCCCCGGGGTTTCGGCTTTCGCCAACTGGCGTTTGAATATGGGAGCACTGGCCGAGGCGCGGCGCGTGCTGGCGCCCGACATCCTGGGTTTCGGCTATACCCAGACGCCGCCGGGCACCGCTTTCTCGATGGACCGCTGGCTCGCCCACCTGACCGGTTTCATCGATGTGCACGGGCTCGGGCAGGTCGATGTGGTCGGCAACTCCTTCGGTGCTGCGCTTGCCCTGGCACTTGCTGCGCGGGAGCCCGAGCGGGTACGGCGCCTGGTCCTGATGGGGGCCGCCGGCATCGATTTCCGGCTGACAGTGGGTCTCGACCTCGTCTGGGGCTACGAGCCATCGATCGAGAACATGCGCCATCTGATTGGCCTCTTTTCCTTCGACCCCAGCCGCGCGACCGAGGAACTGGCGCGCCTGCGCTACCAGGCCAGCATCCGACCCGGCGTGCAGGAGGCCTTCGGCGCGCTCTTCCCGGCGCCGCGCCAGCGTTGGGTAACCGCCCTGGCGACACCCCCGGCCAGCATCGCAGCGATCGACAAGCCGGCCCTCATCCTCCATGGGCGTGAAGACCGGATCATCCCGCCCAGCAACGCCGAAAGGCTGTTCCAGCTGCTGCCGCGGGCGGAGTTGCACATGTTCGGCCGTTGCGGCCACTGGACGCAGATCGAACATGCCGCTCGCTTCAATGCCCTGGTCGCCGATTTCCTTTCGGGTGATCCATGA